The Bacteroidota bacterium genome has a segment encoding these proteins:
- a CDS encoding sodium:proton antiporter, which translates to MKLRLRRSSLPAVAALLFGAPAPACAENGAASVSPFMLIPFLLLLLLIAVMPFLRRIWWEKRYPLVSAGLGCVTILYYLVVLRNPDRMAATGMDYFSFIVLIGSLFVAAGGIHLRIRGDSTPLSNTLLLSAGALASSVLGTTGASMILIRPFIRSNRRRLRGYHIVFFIFLVANIGGALSPIGDPPLFLGYLSGVPFFWVLENTWPIWAVAVALLALVFYAVDTVNFRRIGPAAERDGRHEEAGTAGTHNFLFVCVIVLSVFVEHPRLLREGLMITAAAASYVTTKKEVHRANEFNFRPMKEVAILFFGIFATMVPALDWLEMNAAHVGIASPGQFYWGSGILSGVLDNAPAYRSFLSAAIGLFVDQNMVAQVQLLVARHGGDAAALGGATADQARMTFGVLERYHADLVAAGTVSPELIKVSFLIANQALYLKAISIGSVFFGAVTYIGNGPNFMVKSISEQMGAECPAFSTYILRYSLPVLLPVFALVWFLFFIR; encoded by the coding sequence ATGAAACTCAGGCTCCGCAGGAGCTCACTCCCGGCGGTAGCTGCCCTGCTCTTTGGCGCCCCCGCACCTGCCTGCGCGGAAAACGGAGCGGCGTCCGTCTCTCCCTTCATGCTCATTCCGTTTCTGCTCCTTCTCCTCTTGATCGCGGTCATGCCCTTTCTGCGCCGGATCTGGTGGGAAAAGAGATATCCTTTGGTATCGGCAGGCCTGGGATGCGTCACCATTCTCTACTATCTGGTCGTCCTTCGAAACCCGGATCGCATGGCCGCGACCGGCATGGACTACTTCAGTTTCATCGTGCTGATCGGCTCGCTCTTCGTGGCGGCGGGAGGGATCCATCTCCGGATCCGGGGGGATTCGACACCCCTTTCGAACACCCTCTTGCTCTCCGCCGGCGCGCTGGCATCGAGCGTTCTGGGGACGACAGGCGCTTCGATGATCCTGATCAGGCCCTTCATTCGATCGAACAGGCGCCGCCTCCGGGGGTATCACATCGTGTTCTTCATCTTTCTCGTCGCCAACATCGGCGGAGCGCTTTCGCCGATCGGTGATCCGCCCCTCTTCCTCGGATACTTGAGCGGCGTTCCATTTTTCTGGGTGCTGGAAAACACCTGGCCGATCTGGGCGGTCGCTGTCGCGCTTCTTGCGCTCGTGTTTTACGCCGTGGATACGGTCAACTTCCGGAGGATCGGGCCTGCGGCGGAAAGGGATGGACGCCATGAGGAGGCCGGGACCGCGGGGACGCACAATTTCCTGTTCGTCTGCGTGATTGTCCTGTCGGTATTCGTCGAGCACCCGAGGCTCCTGCGGGAGGGGCTGATGATCACGGCTGCGGCGGCTTCGTACGTTACGACGAAGAAGGAAGTACACAGGGCGAACGAGTTCAATTTCAGGCCGATGAAGGAGGTGGCGATTCTCTTCTTCGGAATCTTCGCGACCATGGTGCCGGCTCTTGACTGGCTCGAAATGAACGCGGCTCACGTCGGGATCGCGAGCCCCGGCCAGTTCTACTGGGGGTCCGGAATCCTTTCGGGCGTGCTCGACAACGCGCCGGCGTACCGGAGTTTCCTGAGTGCTGCGATCGGCCTTTTCGTCGACCAGAATATGGTTGCGCAAGTGCAGCTCCTGGTGGCGAGGCACGGGGGGGACGCGGCGGCCCTTGGGGGAGCGACCGCGGATCAGGCGCGAATGACCTTTGGGGTGCTCGAGCGTTACCACGCCGATCTTGTGGCGGCGGGGACCGTTTCACCGGAGTTGATCAAGGTCTCGTTTCTGATCGCAAACCAGGCCCTTTATCTCAAGGCCATCTCGATCGGGTCGGTCTTTTTCGGGGCGGTGACCTATATCGGCAACGGGCCCAACTTCATGGTGAAGTCGATCTCCGAACAGATGGGGGCAGAATGTCCCGCCTTCTCCACCTACATCCTCCGGTATTCGCTGCCGGTGCTGCTCCCGGTCTTTGCGCTGGTTTGGTTTTTGTTCTTTATACGCTAG